In the Telopea speciosissima isolate NSW1024214 ecotype Mountain lineage chromosome 2, Tspe_v1, whole genome shotgun sequence genome, one interval contains:
- the LOC122650640 gene encoding S-antigen protein-like — MDLVGMNALWPTGLGGMNALWPTNLGGMNALWPTGLRGMNASWPIGLGGMNASWPISLGSMNASWPTGLDGMNASWPIGLGGMNASWPTGLGGMNASWPIGLGGMNTSWPTGLRA, encoded by the coding sequence ATGGACCTTGTTGGCATGAACGCATTGTGgcctacaggccttggtggcatgaaCGCATTGTGGCCTACAAACCTTGGTGGTATGAACGCCTTGTGGCCTACAGGCCTTCGTGGCATGAATGCCTCGTGGCCtataggccttggtggcatgaaCGCCTCGTGGCCCATAAGCCTTGGTAGCATGAACGCCTCGTGGCCTACAGGCCTTGATGGCATGAACGCCTCATGGCCTATAGGCCTTGGTGGTATGAATGCCTcatggcctacgggccttggtggcatgaaCGCCTCGTGGCCtataggccttggtggcatgaaTACCTCGTGGCCTACAGGCCTTCGTGCTTAA